From the genome of Streptomyces sp. NBC_01317, one region includes:
- a CDS encoding ABC transporter ATP-binding protein — protein sequence MSEARTMASVPDETATDAAIVVDGIRKRYGDRQAVDGVSLQVHRGEFFGLLGPNGAGKTTLVEIMEGLRQADSGTVTVLGAAPWPRNVALLPRLGVQTQSSAFFVRQTAREHLRTVAALYGAGREDADRTLASVGLTEQRDVMVENLSGGQRQRLAIASALVHGPELIFLDEPTAALDPQARRDLWKVLRDLKSEGRTIVYTTHHLDEAEALCDRVAILVGGSVVALDSPHHLVSGAAVPTRLMVPVERMTEADATAIPGVDRVTVQGGSLVLETAVAGKVLQAVDALTGLDGVQTRTATLEDVYLELTGTPTAAAPPTDGAGSTDLSTDLGNDTERHG from the coding sequence ATGAGCGAGGCCAGGACCATGGCATCCGTGCCGGACGAGACCGCCACCGACGCGGCGATCGTCGTCGACGGCATACGCAAGCGATACGGCGACCGCCAGGCCGTCGACGGGGTGTCACTCCAGGTGCACCGGGGGGAGTTCTTCGGACTCCTCGGACCCAACGGCGCGGGGAAGACCACCCTCGTCGAGATCATGGAGGGGCTGCGCCAGGCGGACTCCGGCACCGTCACGGTGCTCGGCGCCGCGCCCTGGCCGAGGAACGTGGCGCTGCTGCCCCGGCTGGGGGTGCAGACCCAGTCCTCCGCCTTCTTCGTACGCCAGACCGCGCGCGAACACCTCCGTACCGTCGCCGCCCTGTACGGAGCCGGGCGCGAGGACGCCGACCGCACCCTCGCCTCGGTCGGGCTGACCGAGCAGCGGGACGTCATGGTCGAGAACCTCTCGGGCGGCCAGCGACAGCGCCTGGCCATCGCCTCCGCGCTGGTCCACGGCCCGGAACTGATCTTCCTCGACGAGCCCACCGCGGCACTCGACCCGCAGGCCCGCCGCGATCTGTGGAAGGTCCTGCGCGACCTCAAGAGCGAGGGTCGCACCATCGTCTACACGACCCACCACCTGGATGAGGCCGAGGCGCTCTGCGACCGCGTGGCGATCCTCGTCGGCGGCTCGGTCGTCGCCCTGGACTCGCCGCACCATCTGGTGAGCGGCGCCGCGGTGCCCACCCGGCTGATGGTGCCCGTCGAACGGATGACGGAGGCGGACGCGACGGCCATCCCCGGTGTCGACCGGGTCACCGTCCAGGGCGGCTCGCTCGTCCTGGAGACCGCGGTGGCCGGCAAGGTCCTCCAGGCGGTCGACGCGCTCACCGGACTCGACGGCGTGCAGACCCGGACCGCGACGCTGGAGGACGTCTACCTCGAACTCACCGGCACCCCCACCGCAGCCGCGCCCCCCACCGACGGCGCCGGCAGCACCGACCTCAGCACCGACCTCGGCAACGACACGGAGCGGCACGGATGA
- a CDS encoding ABC transporter permease, which produces MSAYAALTGAGFRAQVRDKATLFFTFAFPLLFLVVFGLIFRGQEVEETGRPYISYIAPGVMSWGVANAAVFGVAFTLMQWRRDDLLRLIRMTPTRLPAVLGSRYVLALGVGVVQAVVFVAVAMLPVFGLELDARWPLALPVLVLGITAFLTIGVVIGSYADTPEAVAAIANFLMVPMAFVSGSFLPLDMMPSWLQAISRVLPLRYLNDAVSAALSGRGGLDDIAVGCVGLVVFTVVFGALALKTFRWSNRT; this is translated from the coding sequence ATGAGCGCGTACGCGGCACTGACGGGGGCCGGCTTCCGGGCACAGGTCCGGGACAAGGCCACCCTCTTCTTCACCTTCGCCTTCCCGCTCCTCTTCCTGGTGGTCTTCGGGCTGATCTTCCGGGGCCAGGAGGTCGAGGAGACCGGCCGCCCCTACATCTCGTACATCGCCCCGGGCGTGATGTCCTGGGGCGTGGCCAACGCCGCCGTCTTCGGAGTGGCCTTCACCTTGATGCAGTGGCGTCGCGACGATCTCCTGCGGTTGATCCGGATGACGCCCACCCGGCTGCCGGCCGTTCTCGGCTCCCGGTACGTCCTCGCCCTCGGCGTGGGAGTCGTCCAGGCGGTGGTCTTCGTCGCCGTGGCGATGCTGCCGGTCTTCGGCCTGGAACTGGACGCCCGCTGGCCGCTGGCGCTGCCTGTGCTCGTTCTCGGCATCACCGCGTTCCTCACCATCGGCGTGGTCATCGGCTCCTACGCCGACACCCCCGAAGCCGTCGCCGCCATCGCCAACTTCCTGATGGTGCCGATGGCCTTCGTCTCCGGCTCGTTCCTCCCGCTCGACATGATGCCCTCCTGGCTCCAGGCCATCTCCCGTGTCCTGCCCCTGCGTTACCTCAACGACGCGGTGTCGGCGGCCCTCTCCGGCCGCGGCGGCCTGGACGACATCGCCGTGGGGTGCGTCGGTCTGGTCGTGTTCACCGTTGTCTTCGGCGCGCTCGCGCTGAAGACGTTCCGCTGGAGCAACAGGACATGA
- a CDS encoding M50 family metallopeptidase: MSGPPATAAAPGGSPTPGGSPAHGELLSHRPALRPGILLSPALLHGPATVHLLKDPDGGAAFEVGVKEHFLISRLDGVRTLGEIGDAYAESFGKRLAEAHWGRLLGLLSARGLLAGAPPRRAAPDAGSTAPTGPFDGNPLRGTLRLVADANATTGRLHRLLGPALRAPVLLPVSGLLVAMEVLLATALPGLVRDTWWLFHQPVALVAVFTLLWLSTALHELAHGIAARKYGGTVSEIGLRWRLPMIVMYCTVDNYRYLRTRWHQCAVAGAGAFANLLYLLPFLAWWAALPSGDPTRRVLSGLLLLGSVQALVNLVPLPPLDGYALLGHVLRVTRLAPESGRYLRLRLRDRKAAALYPRRARALYLGYGVGSAVLVAAIVAALATLIHVNPLD, translated from the coding sequence ATGAGCGGCCCGCCCGCCACAGCCGCCGCTCCCGGCGGAAGCCCCACTCCCGGCGGAAGCCCCGCGCACGGCGAACTCCTCTCCCACCGCCCGGCGCTGCGCCCCGGCATCCTGCTGAGCCCCGCCCTGCTGCACGGCCCCGCGACCGTACATCTCCTCAAGGACCCGGACGGGGGCGCGGCCTTCGAGGTCGGGGTGAAGGAGCACTTCCTCATCTCCCGGCTCGACGGCGTCCGCACCCTCGGGGAGATCGGGGACGCGTACGCCGAGTCCTTCGGCAAGCGCCTCGCGGAAGCGCACTGGGGCCGGCTCCTCGGGCTGCTCTCCGCCCGGGGGCTGCTGGCCGGAGCGCCGCCGCGGCGCGCCGCGCCGGACGCCGGAAGCACCGCGCCCACCGGTCCGTTCGACGGGAACCCGCTCCGCGGCACCCTGCGGCTGGTCGCCGACGCGAACGCCACGACGGGCCGGCTTCACCGGCTGCTGGGTCCCGCGCTACGGGCCCCGGTCCTCCTCCCCGTGAGCGGGCTCCTCGTGGCGATGGAGGTCCTGCTCGCGACCGCTCTCCCCGGGTTGGTCCGCGACACCTGGTGGCTCTTCCACCAGCCCGTCGCGCTCGTCGCCGTCTTCACCCTGCTCTGGCTGAGCACGGCACTGCACGAACTCGCCCACGGGATCGCCGCCCGGAAGTACGGCGGCACCGTCAGCGAGATCGGGCTGCGCTGGCGGCTGCCCATGATCGTGATGTACTGCACGGTCGACAACTACCGCTATCTGCGCACCCGTTGGCACCAGTGCGCGGTCGCGGGCGCCGGTGCCTTCGCCAATCTGCTCTACCTGCTGCCGTTCCTGGCCTGGTGGGCCGCGCTGCCCTCCGGCGACCCGACCCGCCGTGTCCTGTCCGGACTGCTGCTGCTCGGCAGCGTCCAGGCCCTGGTCAATCTGGTGCCGCTGCCCCCGCTCGACGGCTACGCCCTGCTCGGCCACGTGCTGCGCGTCACCCGTCTCGCGCCGGAGAGCGGGCGGTATCTGCGGCTGCGCCTGCGCGACCGCAAGGCCGCCGCCCTCTATCCCCGCCGGGCCCGTGCCCTCTACCTCGGGTACGGGGTGGGGTCGGCCGTGCTCGTCGCGGCGATCGTGGCGGCGCTCGCCACACTCATCCACGTCAACCCGCTCGACTGA
- a CDS encoding lantibiotic dehydratase C-terminal domain-containing protein, which yields MSELTPTPGVPGDWQAVHIFYAANPQPLLVNCVRPLVAGLTADGLLAGHFFINYWLEGPHVRLRLRPVDAAATDEVRRRAEEAISRFLRARPALYEVDSGFLNEFYNTLFEIEFPKGDRGAFMDADGRMNLRPNNSFSYEPYEPEYGKYGGPAGIALAEWHFARSSELVMDAFRTMNLHLRTVLLGTSAQLMMVMAGCFLPGREELGSYLDDYYTFWHKAFPGTGFIGSEEYDKNYAEMAPGLGRRFEGIRAAVRTGDLSRLPAFLRGWAEHCAELRSRARDLAVGGELVFRSWDGTRDETVTDPAVALPLLLSPYMHMTNNRLHVTIRDEAYLAHVLGRVLREGAAAPAPAAIP from the coding sequence ATGTCAGAGCTGACCCCCACACCCGGCGTCCCGGGCGACTGGCAGGCTGTCCACATCTTCTACGCGGCCAACCCCCAGCCCCTGCTGGTCAACTGCGTCCGGCCGCTGGTGGCCGGACTGACCGCCGACGGGCTGCTCGCCGGCCACTTCTTCATCAACTACTGGCTGGAGGGCCCGCATGTGCGGCTCCGGCTCCGGCCGGTGGACGCGGCCGCCACCGACGAGGTCCGCCGCCGCGCCGAGGAGGCCATCAGCCGCTTCCTGCGGGCACGGCCGGCGCTCTACGAGGTCGACTCCGGTTTCCTCAACGAGTTCTACAACACCCTCTTCGAGATCGAGTTCCCGAAGGGCGACCGAGGCGCGTTCATGGACGCGGACGGCAGGATGAACCTGCGGCCCAACAACTCCTTCTCGTACGAGCCGTACGAACCCGAGTACGGCAAGTACGGCGGCCCCGCCGGGATCGCGCTCGCCGAATGGCACTTCGCCCGCTCCAGCGAACTGGTCATGGACGCCTTCCGCACCATGAACCTCCATCTGCGGACCGTGCTGCTCGGCACCTCCGCCCAGCTCATGATGGTCATGGCCGGCTGCTTCCTGCCCGGGCGGGAGGAGCTGGGGAGCTACCTCGACGACTACTACACCTTCTGGCACAAGGCGTTCCCGGGCACCGGCTTCATCGGCTCCGAGGAGTACGACAAGAACTACGCGGAGATGGCTCCCGGCCTCGGCCGCCGCTTCGAGGGGATCCGCGCGGCCGTCCGCACCGGGGACCTGAGCCGGCTCCCCGCCTTCCTGCGCGGCTGGGCCGAACACTGCGCCGAACTCCGCTCCCGGGCGCGGGACCTGGCCGTCGGCGGCGAGCTGGTGTTCCGCTCCTGGGACGGCACACGCGACGAGACGGTCACCGACCCCGCCGTGGCGCTGCCGCTGCTCCTCTCCCCGTACATGCACATGACCAACAACCGGCTGCATGTGACGATCCGCGACGAGGCCTACCTGGCGCACGTCCTCGGCCGGGTCCTGCGCGAGGGCGCGGCGGCCCCGGCTCCGGCGGCGATCCCATGA